ACGGAAGCCGGACGGATCCACGCGTGGGAGCAGGTGCGCTCCGCCAGCACGGCGCTCGGCGACGAACTGGGTGACCTGCTCGCCGGCGGCAGGATTGCCGAACGCATCGACGGGTGGGGCTGAACGCCGCGCCACCCGTCGATGTGTTCATGTGCCCTGCGCCACGGAGTCCGGTCGCCGGCTACCAGCGCAGGTCGAACTCGTAGCCGTCGGCGCCGCCGCGCGAGTCATCGATGCGGATGACGGCCGTCCAGTTGTTCCAGGCGCGCGGGTACTCGGTGATGGTCACGTTCCCGCGGCCGGCGAAGCGGCGCAGGTCCAGCGGCAGCGGCGCCGCGGGCAGGCCGGCACCCGACACCGAGTAGCGGACGTTGTAGAGCGGGCGGCCGCTGCGGGTCACGAAGGAGACATCGCGGCCACTGATGCGGATCTCGGCCACGTCATCCACCGCACCGCTCCAGCGCAGCACGCCAGAGCCGAACGCCCCGCCCCGGCGGTCACGGTCGTCACGGCGGTCATCACGGCGACCGTCGTACCGGTCGTCACGGCGGTCATCGCGACGACCATCGTAGCCGTCGCGGTCATCGCGGCCACCGAACCCGCGCACCGGCTCCCAGGTCACGATCAGGCGGTAGCGATCCGCGCCCGAGGCCCGGTCACGCACGCGCACCCGCGCCGTGTAGCCGTTGAAGGCGGAGGGCTGCTCGATCACGTCCACGCCGCCACGACCGTCCTCCCGCTGCACCGACACATTGCCCACCATGCGCGGCAGCGCCTCGAGCACGCGGAATCGCGCATCGGCGTAGCCGTCGTAGCCGTCGCCGCGGGTCTCGACACTCGCGCCGCGCATGACGATGATCGCCTCGCGATCCACGGTGCCACTCCACACGAACAGCGGCCGGCCGTTCGCGGCGAAGGCGGGGGTGGCCGTGGCGGCGAGCAACAGTGCGCCACCCATGGTGGCGGCCAGCTTCGAACGAAGGCTCAGCATGATCAGGTCCTCACGACGACGCGAAGGGAAGCGGCGTGACGGCCCTGCGTCAGGGCCATCGGCGCGACGCACGCGCTCAGTGGTGCGGCGTCACCCACCGTGCAGTGCATCGCCGGTGCCGCACTGGCGCGGGGGGCGCCGGCTGACGCAGACGGTGACGTAACTCATTGCCAGGCAGCGTGTTGCACACCACCGGCTGGCAGCGGTGCGCCAGTCCCCGGCTTGCCGACTGTCCGAACGGGAGGACAGTCGGCGAGCGACAGGGAGTCAGTCGATCACGCAATGAGATGTGCGTTTTTCAATCATCGCGCGGCCGTTTGCCGCACGATGCGGACACCCATAGGTTCGCACCGTGACCACGCGCCCCGGGTCCACTCCCACGCGACGCCGACGGCTGCGCCGCCGATTGCTGCTGCCCGCGCTCATCGTGGCCTGCGTCCTCACGGGTCTCGCGTTCGTCCGGGCCGCCCAGCTCCGCCGCGCCCAGGAGGCGCTGGTCAAGGCGAATGCGCTGGCCACGGCCGTCTCGAGCAGCCGGGCCTTCGACGAGACCATCGCCGAGACGCAGGCCCTGCTCGTGAGCGTCAGCGAGCTGATCGACCTCGCGACACCGCCGGCCCGCGCCGACTCGATCCTCCAGCGGATCCGCGCCTCCGCCCCGGTGCCCTACCTCCACCTCGTCGTCGTGGCGCGGGACGGTCGCGTCATCGGGACCGCGCAGCCCCTCGCCATCGGCCGCGACGGCCGCGAACTGCTCCGCCAGCCGCTCTATGCGCGCATCATGGAGTCACGGTCCTTCTCGGTGGGCATCCTCCAGCGCGCACGCCTGCAGCCCGGCCAGCCGCTCATGCTGCCCTTTGCCATGCCGGTGTTCGATGCGGAGCGCCGGGAGGTGGTGGGATTCGTTGGCGCGTCGGTGCTGGTGGATTCGCTGGAACCGGTGCGCCGCGCGCGACGCCTGCCCGAAGGATCCGTGCTGACGATCATGGACTCGAGCGGCACGATCATCTACCGCACACTGGATCCCGACCACTGGATCGGGCGCTCGTTCCAGGGTGACACCGGGGTCGCCACCGACTTCCGCATCCGCGAGCGCGTCGGCTCCGGCCTGCGCTCCGCCGACGGCACGGTGCGCCTGGTCGGCACGCGGCGCATCGAGCGTGTGCCGTGGGTCCTGTACCTCGGCATCCCCCTCCGCCACACCCTCGACATCGCCCGCAACGAGTTCCTGCGTGACCTCGCCCTCGGCGCCGCGCTGACCATCGTGCTGCTCGCCGTCGGCTACCGCTCCACGCTCAGCGTGGCGGCACCGATCGAGTCCCTCACCAGCGACACGCAGGCCATTGCCGCCGGCGACATGATGCGCCGCTCCACCGTCGACTCCGACGACGAGGTGGGTGACCTCGCGCGCGCCTTCAACCGCATGGCAGACACCATCGTGCAGCGCAACGCCGAGCTCAAGTCCAGCCAGGACCAGCTCCTGCACGCCCAGAAGATGGACGCCATCGGCTCGTTCGCCGGCGGCATTGCGCACGACTTCAACAACTACCTGCACTCCATCATCGGCCACACGGAGCTGGCCACCATCGGCCTGCCGCCGGACGCGCCGGCGCGCGAGGACCTGCGCGAGGTGCTCTCGGCCGCATCCCGGGCGGCCGACCTGACCCGCCAGATCCTCGTCTTCAGCCGCAAGCAGGTCGTCGAGCCGCGCCTGCTGGACCTCAACTCCGTGGTGCGCGGCATCGAGCGCATGCTGGTCCGCATGATCGGCGAGAACCGTCAGCTCGAGCTGCAGCTCGCCGACCGGGTGCTCACGGTGCTCGTGGACCAGGGGCAGCTCGAGCAGGTCATCGTCAACCTGGTGGTCAACGCGCGTGACGCGACGTGCGACGGTGGCGTGATCACCCTCGCCACCCGGGCCGTCACCGGCACCGGTGCGGCCCGCACCGAGGCCACCGCGCACCTGCTCGTGCGCGACAACGGCACCGGCATGCCACCCGAGGTGCGCGAGCGGGTTTTCGATCCGTTCTTCACCACCAAGGAACGCCGCGGCGGCACCGGGCTGGGGCTCGCCATCGCCTACGGGATCATGGAGCAGGCGTCCGGCGGCATCGCCATCGACAGCACGATGGGCGCGGGCACCACGGTGACCATCGCGCTCCCGCTGCGCAGCGGCGAGGTGATCACGCCGGTGACCAGTCCGGTGGTGACCGGGTTCCTGCAGGGCCGCGGGCGGATCCTGCTGGCCGAGGACAACGCGGCGGTGCGCCGCAGCACGGAGCGCATGCTGCTCAATGCCGGCTACGAGGTCGTGTCGGCCGCCGATGGCCCGTCCGCCATGCACCAGCTCCGCTCGGAGGCCGGCGAGTTCGACGTGCTGGTGTCGGACGTGATGATGCCGGGCATGTCGGGCTCCGAACTCGCCGCGCTGGTGCGCGCCGCGCAGCCGGGCATCGGCGTGCTGTTCATCAGTGGCTACGCCGACGACGACGCACTCCAGGCGGAGCTGGCCAGCAGCGCGACCATCTGCGTTGCGAAGCCCTTCACGGCCGCCACCCTGATCGCCGCACTCAACAACGTGATGAAGTCGCGGGAGCTGGAGACCGCTCGGCCGGCCTGAGAGTGGGCGAACCGGCGCGCTCAGCCGGGCATCAGCCGTTCATCCGGCGCGTGGCGCTCGCGTGTAGCGAGACTCGATCGGCGTGAAGTACCGCACCATCAGCGCCACCAGGGCCGACCGCAGCCCGCTGCGTAACGGCTCCTCCACGGCCAGCATGTGGTCCAGCGCGGCATGCATCGTCACCACGCTCAGCGCCGCATGCACCGCCGCCTCGTCTGCGGGCATCCCCGGACACCGATGCATGATCAGCTCCTGCACGAGTTCCTGCTTGTGCCGGTCGGCCTGCAGCGACGCCTGGCTCTTTCCCCCGCCGACGGCGTCCGTCGCACGGCAGAACGCCATGTAGCCGGGATGTTCGCATCCCATCGCGGTGAAGGCATCGATCATCTGGGTGAACAGCACGTCCAGCGGCAGCGACGGATCCTCGATGCGGCGCTCGCGGCGCAGGATCGCCGTGGCCGTGGCCGAGTACCGATCGGCCAGCCCCGCCAGGATCGCGGACTTGTTCGGAAAGAAGTGATACAGCGACCCCACGCTCGCGCCGGCCCGGTCGGCGATGGCGTTCGTCGTGGCGGCGTCCACCCCGATCTCGCTCAGCACGAGCTCTGCCGCGTCGAGGATGGCCTCCACGCGCTGCTGCCCCCGCTTCTGCACTGGGAGCCGCACCGGCCGTGACTCGGCCGTCTTAAGTGCTTCCTTCGCAATGACTTCCGTCATGACCGCCTCCCTGTCCGAGACCGGCGCCCGGCCGCGCCGGACCGCACCCGGAAAATGGAAGATTCGCTCGGTATTGACAAGTAGAGCAGCGCTTCTAGTTTGGCAGGACGGAACTAGAGCGTCTGCTCGTTTTTCCCCCGCCTCCGACCAGCCATGCGACCAGCCGGCTCCCTCGCGCTCCTCGCCACCCTCGCCGCCAGTGCCCTGCCCGCGCAGCGCGCCGCGGGCCCCACCCCGCTCGATGCCCTCGTGCAGGAGGCACTCGCCGCCAACCCGCGCCTGCGGGCCGCCGCGCTCGCGGTCGATCACGACGCCGCCGCGCTGGGCGAGGCGCGCGGCCGGTTCCTGCCATCGGTGACCGCCAATGCGCGCGCCTCCACGCTCTTCGGCGCCACGCCGAACCTCGGCGCGCTGATCAACCCGGCCTACGCCGCACTGAACCAGCTCCTCGGCCAGAGTGCCTTCCCGACGAACATCACCCTCACCCTCCCGCAACGGCAGGAGGCGACGGTGCGCGTGGCGCAGCCGCTGTTCGAGCCGCGTGTGCTCGAGGGCGTCCGCATCGCGCGGGCCCAGCGCGACGCGAGCATCGCGGGCCGCGACGCGCAGCGGCGCCAACTGGCGGCGGACATCCAGCTTGGCTACCTGCAGTACGCCCGTGCCAGCCGCGCGGCGGAACTGTACGCGGCCACCGTGCCGCTGCTCGACGAGGCGCTGCGCGTGAGTGAACGGCTGCTCTCGGCCGGCAAGGTCACCCCGGACAACGTGCTCCGGGCGCGCGCCGAGCAGGCGGCCGTGGTGCAGCAGCGCGACGCGGCGCGCCAGCTCGCATCGGCGGCGCGACAGCAGCTCAACTACCTCGCCGGCCGGCCCATCGACGCCGACCTGCCCCTGTTCGCCGACACGCTGCTCGACTTCGAGGCCCGCTTCACGCGCGCCATGGACCTGCCTGCGGCACGCGCGCGTGCCCTCGATGCCCGCGAGGAGCTCACCCAGCTCGATCGCAGCAGTGACGCCGTGCAGGGGCAGCGACGGATCGCACAGGCGGCCTTCCTGCCGAGCGTGAACCTGGCCGTGGACTACGGCTTCCAGGGCAATGCCATCCGCGTGGGCCGGAACACCGACTTCGCGGTCGCGAGCCTGGTGCTGAGCTGGAACCTCTTCAATGGCGGGCAGGACCGCGCACGCATGGAGCAGGCGTCGCTCGGCCGCGCCCAGTTGGCTGCACAGCGCGACGATGCCGCGCGCAGCATCACGCTGCAGGTGACGGTGGCGCACGACGCCGCCGTGCTGGCACGCACC
This portion of the Gemmatimonadaceae bacterium genome encodes:
- a CDS encoding TetR/AcrR family transcriptional regulator; translation: MTEVIAKEALKTAESRPVRLPVQKRGQQRVEAILDAAELVLSEIGVDAATTNAIADRAGASVGSLYHFFPNKSAILAGLADRYSATATAILRRERRIEDPSLPLDVLFTQMIDAFTAMGCEHPGYMAFCRATDAVGGGKSQASLQADRHKQELVQELIMHRCPGMPADEAAVHAALSVVTMHAALDHMLAVEEPLRSGLRSALVALMVRYFTPIESRYTRAPRAG
- a CDS encoding response regulator is translated as MTTRPGSTPTRRRRLRRRLLLPALIVACVLTGLAFVRAAQLRRAQEALVKANALATAVSSSRAFDETIAETQALLVSVSELIDLATPPARADSILQRIRASAPVPYLHLVVVARDGRVIGTAQPLAIGRDGRELLRQPLYARIMESRSFSVGILQRARLQPGQPLMLPFAMPVFDAERREVVGFVGASVLVDSLEPVRRARRLPEGSVLTIMDSSGTIIYRTLDPDHWIGRSFQGDTGVATDFRIRERVGSGLRSADGTVRLVGTRRIERVPWVLYLGIPLRHTLDIARNEFLRDLALGAALTIVLLAVGYRSTLSVAAPIESLTSDTQAIAAGDMMRRSTVDSDDEVGDLARAFNRMADTIVQRNAELKSSQDQLLHAQKMDAIGSFAGGIAHDFNNYLHSIIGHTELATIGLPPDAPAREDLREVLSAASRAADLTRQILVFSRKQVVEPRLLDLNSVVRGIERMLVRMIGENRQLELQLADRVLTVLVDQGQLEQVIVNLVVNARDATCDGGVITLATRAVTGTGAARTEATAHLLVRDNGTGMPPEVRERVFDPFFTTKERRGGTGLGLAIAYGIMEQASGGIAIDSTMGAGTTVTIALPLRSGEVITPVTSPVVTGFLQGRGRILLAEDNAAVRRSTERMLLNAGYEVVSAADGPSAMHQLRSEAGEFDVLVSDVMMPGMSGSELAALVRAAQPGIGVLFISGYADDDALQAELASSATICVAKPFTAATLIAALNNVMKSRELETARPA
- a CDS encoding TolC family protein; the protein is MRPAGSLALLATLAASALPAQRAAGPTPLDALVQEALAANPRLRAAALAVDHDAAALGEARGRFLPSVTANARASTLFGATPNLGALINPAYAALNQLLGQSAFPTNITLTLPQRQEATVRVAQPLFEPRVLEGVRIARAQRDASIAGRDAQRRQLAADIQLGYLQYARASRAAELYAATVPLLDEALRVSERLLSAGKVTPDNVLRARAEQAAVVQQRDAARQLASAARQQLNYLAGRPIDADLPLFADTLLDFEARFTRAMDLPAARARALDAREELTQLDRSSDAVQGQRRIAQAAFLPSVNLAVDYGFQGNAIRVGRNTDFAVASLVLSWNLFNGGQDRARMEQASLGRAQLAAQRDDAARSITLQVTVAHDAAVLARTAIGTAADRLAAATRTFELVQRRFGEGLASQLELLDARTALTGAQVNQLLTTYDFHQRVVEFERAAALTPIR